In the genome of Rhizobium sp. CC-YZS058, one region contains:
- a CDS encoding aldehyde dehydrogenase family protein codes for MSLSFNPDTLTIPSGHHIGGSFVDLPGEEIAVLRPSDAQPMGVIRDGGQAAVDLAVTAAKTALASSGWARMNPRDRARALFRFAEKIEEKAEYLGRLEAAGSSRLVAGTITGDAVRTAGVVRYFAEYCDKLEGIVTTTKAATLSYTRREPYGIAGAIVPWNFPMITAAWKFAPALAAGNAVVMKTSELTPHSLLALAECAAEAELPGGLLNVVNGWGHTTGAAIVAHPAIGIVSFTGSTATGAAVMSLAAQSGIKPVVLELGGKSPQIVTRNPGDMDAVATRVANGFMVNAGQVCTLASRLIVDSAISDELIDRVIAKTKAVKAGPTWDETTTFAPVISARQFDRIDALVQETVKQGAEVLTGATRLEGPNEGNFYAPTVLAKVSRDNVGFSEEYFGPVMSVTTYDDIEQAIAEAQHPTYGLSASVHTQDLKLAMKVADAVEAGMVWVNQHGRDPEFTYAAGGWKGSGFGKDMGRAGIEEFTRQKAVWINYL; via the coding sequence ATGTCGCTCAGCTTCAATCCCGACACCCTCACCATCCCCTCGGGACATCATATTGGCGGCAGTTTTGTCGACCTGCCGGGCGAAGAGATCGCGGTGCTGCGCCCCTCGGATGCGCAGCCGATGGGCGTGATCAGGGATGGTGGACAGGCCGCCGTCGATCTGGCGGTCACGGCTGCCAAAACCGCCCTCGCCTCCTCCGGCTGGGCGCGGATGAACCCGCGCGACCGCGCCAGGGCGCTCTTCCGCTTTGCCGAAAAGATCGAGGAGAAAGCCGAGTATCTTGGCCGTCTCGAGGCTGCGGGCTCCAGCCGTCTGGTGGCGGGCACGATCACGGGGGATGCGGTGCGCACCGCCGGCGTGGTGCGATACTTCGCCGAATATTGCGACAAGCTGGAAGGCATCGTCACGACCACCAAGGCCGCTACGCTGAGCTACACGCGGCGCGAACCCTATGGCATCGCGGGCGCGATCGTGCCTTGGAATTTTCCGATGATCACGGCGGCGTGGAAGTTCGCCCCTGCGCTGGCAGCCGGCAATGCCGTCGTAATGAAAACCTCGGAGCTGACGCCGCACAGCCTTCTGGCGCTTGCCGAATGCGCAGCCGAGGCCGAGCTCCCGGGCGGCCTCCTCAATGTGGTCAACGGCTGGGGCCACACCACGGGTGCCGCGATCGTCGCTCATCCCGCCATCGGCATCGTCTCCTTCACCGGCTCCACGGCCACCGGGGCCGCGGTCATGTCACTTGCCGCGCAGTCGGGCATCAAGCCGGTCGTGCTGGAGCTCGGTGGCAAGAGCCCGCAGATCGTCACTCGCAATCCAGGCGACATGGATGCCGTGGCGACACGCGTTGCCAATGGCTTCATGGTCAATGCCGGACAGGTCTGTACGCTCGCCTCGCGGCTCATCGTCGACAGCGCAATCTCCGACGAACTGATAGACCGCGTGATCGCCAAGACGAAAGCGGTCAAGGCCGGCCCCACCTGGGACGAGACCACCACCTTTGCCCCCGTCATCTCGGCAAGGCAGTTCGATCGGATCGACGCGCTGGTGCAGGAGACGGTGAAGCAGGGTGCGGAGGTGCTGACCGGCGCGACACGGCTGGAAGGCCCGAATGAAGGCAACTTCTACGCGCCAACGGTGCTCGCCAAAGTCTCGCGCGACAATGTCGGTTTTAGTGAGGAGTATTTCGGTCCGGTCATGTCGGTCACGACCTATGACGACATCGAGCAGGCCATCGCCGAGGCGCAGCACCCCACCTACGGCCTTTCGGCCTCCGTCCACACGCAGGACCTGAAGCTCGCGATGAAAGTCGCGGATGCCGTGGAGGCCGGCATGGT
- a CDS encoding amino acid ABC transporter ATP-binding protein, whose protein sequence is MSKSDPLLKLEGVRLKFGQREVLQGVDLCVEAGEVVVLIGASGSGKTSLLRCINLLNMPTAGRITIGGAAIYDASPAARDGNAVPAGTVNRIRSQTGMVFQQFNLFPHMTALENVMEGPVTVKKANVETTRREALDLLAQMGLQDHVGKYPRQLSGGQQQRVAIARACAMHPQVMLFDEPTSALDPELVGEVMKAMVDLARSGMTMVIVTHELGFAFEIADRVIFLDHGTIAEDGPPKDVLLRPTHPRLKSFVGRFHETADLLRPFLEGG, encoded by the coding sequence ATGAGCAAGTCCGATCCTCTCTTGAAGCTCGAAGGCGTGCGGCTAAAATTCGGCCAGCGCGAAGTGTTACAGGGTGTCGATCTCTGCGTGGAAGCCGGCGAAGTGGTCGTGCTGATCGGGGCGTCCGGCTCCGGCAAAACCTCGTTGCTGCGCTGCATCAACCTCCTCAACATGCCCACTGCGGGCCGCATCACCATCGGCGGCGCGGCGATCTATGATGCCAGTCCGGCGGCGCGCGATGGCAACGCCGTGCCGGCAGGGACGGTGAACCGCATCCGTTCGCAGACCGGCATGGTGTTCCAGCAGTTCAACCTGTTTCCGCACATGACCGCGCTGGAAAACGTCATGGAAGGGCCGGTGACGGTCAAGAAGGCGAATGTGGAAACGACCCGCAGGGAGGCGCTGGACCTTTTGGCCCAGATGGGATTGCAGGATCACGTCGGCAAGTATCCGCGCCAGCTGTCCGGTGGCCAGCAGCAGCGCGTCGCCATTGCGCGGGCCTGCGCCATGCATCCCCAAGTCATGCTCTTCGACGAGCCGACATCGGCGCTCGATCCCGAACTGGTGGGCGAGGTGATGAAGGCGATGGTCGATCTTGCCCGCAGCGGCATGACCATGGTCATTGTTACCCACGAACTCGGCTTTGCCTTCGAGATTGCCGACCGCGTAATCTTTCTCGACCACGGCACGATCGCCGAGGACGGTCCGCCGAAGGACGTGTTGCTGCGTCCGACCCATCCACGCCTAAAAAGCTTCGTCGGCCGCTTCCACGAAACCGCGGATTTGCTGCGGCCCTTCCTGGAAGGCGGTTGA
- a CDS encoding amino acid ABC transporter permease yields MFDISVIQQNWPLFWNGLLVTLFYSAISIAAGLVIGLFIGLIQLTGSRALSLVGRVYVEIFRNIPLLVILLWIYYAFPIFAGLAVTKFWAGFAGLSLYAGAFYAEILRAGVQSIDKGQTDASTALGMTYGQRMRRVILPQAFRRMIPPLAGQSIIQIKNTTLMSMITVPDLLYQASYVSSFTYRPMEVYTMVGVMFLALLVPLTFLSRKLETISERVK; encoded by the coding sequence TTGTTCGATATTTCCGTCATTCAGCAGAACTGGCCATTGTTCTGGAACGGGCTCCTGGTCACGCTGTTCTACTCGGCGATTTCCATCGCCGCAGGTCTGGTGATCGGATTGTTCATCGGCTTGATACAGCTCACCGGGTCCCGTGCTTTGTCCCTCGTCGGACGGGTCTATGTCGAAATTTTCCGCAATATCCCGCTGCTGGTGATCCTGCTGTGGATCTATTACGCCTTTCCCATTTTCGCGGGTCTCGCGGTCACCAAGTTCTGGGCCGGCTTTGCGGGCCTCAGTCTCTATGCAGGCGCATTCTATGCGGAAATTCTGCGCGCCGGCGTTCAGTCGATCGACAAGGGGCAGACCGATGCCTCCACCGCGCTCGGCATGACCTACGGCCAGCGCATGCGCCGCGTGATCCTGCCGCAGGCCTTCCGCCGCATGATCCCGCCGCTTGCGGGCCAGTCCATCATCCAGATCAAGAACACCACGCTGATGTCGATGATCACCGTGCCCGACCTTCTGTATCAAGCGAGTTACGTCAGCTCCTTCACCTACCGGCCGATGGAAGTCTACACCATGGTCGGCGTCATGTTCCTCGCTCTGCTTGTTCCGCTGACCTTCCTGTCGCGCAAGCTGGAAACCATCTCGGAGCGCGTCAAATGA
- a CDS encoding transporter substrate-binding domain-containing protein: protein MSFFGKILRACALGAAVAIAAWNPAAAQEGPSAVIDQIRASGELKVPVMIGEEPGYIKDPATGNWSGFYIDFLTDVATTLGVKIVPVETTWGNLAADFQSNKIDIAIGVNPNPKRGLVVDYLWEPLFTDAWGVFSPKGKPVATWAELNSPDKTVVVQKGSTMQVVAESLLPKAKITVVEDRNLAIMELQAGRADAMIQSIFDALQIAKQVNGEVSVPEPMLRNPATLAVARKPGNEGFINFLINWIQQQRSLGLAQGRLAKSWEDRGIDLSILPSNFSF, encoded by the coding sequence ATGTCATTTTTCGGAAAAATCCTCCGGGCATGCGCCCTGGGGGCGGCGGTAGCTATTGCCGCATGGAACCCTGCAGCCGCTCAGGAAGGCCCTTCGGCGGTAATCGACCAGATCCGCGCCAGCGGCGAACTCAAGGTTCCCGTCATGATCGGCGAGGAGCCCGGCTACATCAAGGATCCGGCCACCGGCAACTGGAGCGGGTTCTACATCGATTTCCTGACCGACGTGGCGACGACGCTCGGCGTGAAGATCGTTCCGGTCGAGACGACCTGGGGCAACCTCGCCGCCGATTTCCAGTCCAACAAGATCGATATCGCCATCGGCGTGAACCCGAACCCGAAGCGCGGCCTGGTAGTCGACTATCTCTGGGAGCCGCTCTTCACGGATGCCTGGGGCGTTTTCTCGCCGAAGGGCAAGCCGGTCGCCACCTGGGCCGAACTGAACTCGCCGGACAAGACCGTTGTCGTCCAGAAGGGCTCGACCATGCAGGTCGTTGCCGAGTCGCTGCTGCCAAAGGCGAAGATCACGGTGGTCGAGGACCGCAATCTGGCAATCATGGAGCTGCAGGCCGGTCGCGCCGACGCCATGATCCAGTCCATCTTCGACGCTTTGCAGATCGCCAAGCAGGTCAATGGCGAGGTTTCGGTTCCCGAGCCGATGCTGCGCAATCCGGCCACGCTCGCCGTCGCGCGCAAACCGGGAAATGAGGGCTTCATCAACTTCCTGATCAACTGGATCCAGCAACAGCGATCGCTGGGCCTGGCCCAGGGGCGCCTGGCCAAGTCCTGGGAAGATCGCGGTATCGACCTGTCGATCCTGCCCAGCAACTTCAGCTTCTGA